From the genome of Haloarcula taiwanensis:
AGTCCTGAACCGAGAGCACGCTGGGGTAGTCAGAGATGAGCCCGTCCACGCCGGCCCGCACCAGCTCCCGGGCCTGATACCACGTACTAACTGTCCAGACGTTCAGGTCCCGGTCTTCGTCGGCAGCGATGTCGACGAGGTCGATGTCGCCTAAGTCGGATTCGATGTAGCTGTCGTCGTTGAAGGAAGGCGTGCCCTGAACCATGTTCCGGGGGACGTTCATCGCGTCGCAGTCGTAGCGGCGGGTGACCTCAAGCCCCTCCTCGATGCTATCCCAGAACAGGAAGGCGACGGGGACCGAGTCATCGTAGTCGCGGACAGTCGCAACTGCGGCCTCGTAAAACGACGAGACGAGGATATCGTTGTCGTACTCGCTGGCGAGGTCAAGCGCGCGCTCGGTGTAGGGTCGCCACAGCTCTTTCTGTGTCGACAGCGTCTGGTCCGGCAACGACTCGGCAAAGCGGAGGTCACTGCTGCCGGGGTTCTTGAACTCCAGATTGACGGCAACACTCGGCGGAATCGAGTCCATGACGGTTTCGAGCGTCGGAACCGTCTCCCCAGTGCCGAGAACGGTCGCGCTGGTCACGGTATCGGTGTCGGTCTCGAAGACGAGTCCCTCAGTGTCTGTCAGACCGCGTTCGCCGCCGTCGCGTTCGGCAAGCCCGTTGTCGTGGAAGGTGACCAGCGTGCCGTCGGCCGTCGGCACGACATCAACCTCAATCATGTCGGCGCGCCGGTGGGCCGTCTGCGTTCCCGGCCCGCCGAACGAGGCCGCCTCGACCGCCAGTTTCGTGTTCTCCGGGTAAACACCGGCAAACCCGCGGTGGGCGATGAGAGTCGGCTCGTCAGTCATCGCTTCGTGCTCGCTGTCGTCCGCGTCACTGGTGGCTGTTTCAGTACCATCCGATTCCTGAGACGTTGCGCTCCCCACGAGCCCCGCGCTTGCCAGTGTCGCTGCTGTCCCGCCGACAAACGTCCGCCGACCGATGTACTGTGACATGGTACGTACGGCTGGCGACCGGTCGTGAAAGACCGTTTATATGAGATATATATGTCTCTCAGTAGACGTATCCAGCGGCAATCAGGGCTGTAGCCGCCCCCGTCATAGCGATCACGCGTCCGTACTGTGGCGCTCACGGGCCGCGGCCACGACCAGTGGAAGTGTAATCGTCGCGTCAGCATACACCGAGACATTCCGGGCGTCCTTTTCAAGTTTCCCCCACGAGCGGGCCTCATCGAGCGTGGCACCGGAGAGACCGCCGGTGTTCGAGGGGTCCATCGTCAGCTGGACGGCGTAGTCGTAAGCGTCGGGCGAGACGAGCATCGTCTGGAGGACGTAGTTCTTCGGGACACCGCCGCCGACGACCATCGCGCCGGCACTGTCAGCCTCGTACGCGATATCCGTAATCTGTGTCATGTCCGCGAGTGCGTCGACCGTGAACTCGCTGGTCTGGGAGTACATCCACGCTTGCAGGCCCAGCACTGAGTCCTGAAACGCCGGACAGTACACCGGCACGTCGTTCTCGTAGGCCGCCGCCAGCACGCCAGCGTCCTCGGGCACGTCCTCGCGCTCGTTGACCGCGGCGTTTGCCCGGCCGAGCTCCTCGGTCATGTGCTGGATCGAAACCGCACCTTCGTCTTCCAGCGTCGAGAACACCTCGTCCCGGAGGTGATTCTCGAACAGGGCGAAATGCTCCTGTGGGAGGTAGACGTTGTAGATGCGGTCGACACCTTCGTCCCGGAGCGTCTCGTCGTGTTCGCGCTCAGTTCGGCCCTCAGGCGTGACCTCGCCGTGATGGTGCTTGCCGCCGATGGCCTCGATGGTGTCGTGGGTGCAGTTTGCGCCCGTCGTGACCAGCACGTCGATGTGCCCGTCGCGGATGAGTTCGCTGACGATGGCCCGCATTCCGGTGGGGACCATCGCGCCGGCCAGTCCGAAAAAGGTCGTCACATCATCGTTGAGCATCTCGCTGTAGATGTCGACGGCCTCGTGGATGTCGCTCGCGCCGATGCCGGCTTCGCCGTAGCTGTCAGCCAGTTCGCCGACGGTCATTCCGGCCCGGGCCTCTGCGTGCCCGATGGGGTCGTGATGGAACGTCTCTCGATCGTCGGTGTGGTCGCTCATTGCTGTGCAGTCGAGTGCGGGTGGGTTTCAACGTCGTGGTTCGTCACGGTTAGTGCGGATTATGTGTTGATTTGTCGTCACATGCCGCAGCTGAAACGGAGGGCTTAGACACCCCTGTGTTGGATAGCACGCTATGGATACTGCTGCGTTCAGGCGCGGTGTTCGGGATGTTGCGCCGCTTCTACTGGGTATTATTCCGTTTGGTCTCGTTGCCGGCATCGCGACGGTCAACGCCGGACTCGGACTGCCAGCCGCAGTCGGGCTGTCGGTGGTCGTCTTTGCCGGCGCATCACAGCTCGCGGCGCTTGAACTGCTGGGACAGAACGCGCCGCTGACGGTTGTTGTCGCGACGGCCGTCGTTATCAACCTCCGATTGCTGATGTACTCGGCATCCATCGCGCCGTACTTTCGCGATTTCACCAGCCGGTGGAAAGCGGTGCTCGCCTACGTGCTGACCGACCAGGCGTACGCGCTGTCGGTTGCCAGCTACCGGTCCGACAGGGAGACGGACCGGAAGTGGTACTACCTCGGCGTCGCCGTGACGCTCTGGGCCGTATGGCAAGTCACGACCATTGCGGGGGCGCTGCTCGGCACTGGCGTCCCCGACGCCTGGGGCCTCGAATTCGCCATCCCGCTTGTCTTCCTTGCGATACTGGTTCCGGCAATCGAAGACGCGGCGACCGGCATCGCCGCTGTCGTCGGTGGCGTCGTCGCCGTCGTAGGCGCTGGGCTCCCACTCAATCTCGGACTGCTCGTCGCGTCCGGCGTTGGTATCACTGCTGGCGTACTCACAGAATCCGTCACGGGAGGAACCGATGGCGACTAACTACGGCCCGGTTGAGATCGCTGGCGTAATCGCCGTCATCGGCGTACTGACGTACGCCTGTCGGCTCTCCTTTATCGCGCTGTTCGGTCGGCTCGACGAGATTCCGCCAGCCGTCGAGCGAGTGTTACGGTTCGTCCCCGCTGCCGTTCTCGCGGCACTTGTCCTCCCGTCGTTCGTGACCCTCGATGCCAGCAGTTTCGCCGCGGACAAGTTCGTCGCCGGCGCGCTCGCGGCCGGTGTCGCCTGGCAGACCGAGGACGTGTTCGCGACAATGGTGACCGGAATGGGCGTTCTCTGGGCCATCAGGTTCCTGCTGTAATCAGCCCAATTTCAGCGAGGCACCACAGCAGTCAGAGCGGTACTGCTGGCGTTGCTCGACAAGCTTGCAGTCTTGATAGCGGCGGGCGACGAGGCCGCCACACGCCCCGCAGGAGAGGACGTACTTCGGGTCGGTGAAGACTGGACAGTGGACATCAGCAGCAAGCCGGTCAGCGCGCTCTCGAAAGGCTCGGCCGTGGTCAGTCGTCCCGTCGCGCTGGTACTGCTCGACGTGGATGAGTTCGTGGCGCAGCGTCATCTCCCAGGTGTCCCTGTCAAAGGTCGAGAACGCGTCCCGGGTCAGCGACACCGTACACCGGAGCGGGCGGCCGTCGCTCCCGTCGATACTGCTCCAGTCGTATCGCTCGCCAACGACGGCGTCGTCTAGCTTTGGCCGCTTGACCGCAGCGGCTCGGCGCTTGGCCCGGTGTGACACCTCCCAGTCAACGAGGTCGAACCGAACGGAAACACCATACTCACTGCGGACTCGCTGACAGTACCCCCGTGACCAGGCGATAAGGTCCGAATCGGATTTGATACCTTCGTACGAAACAGTCTCGGCCATCGCCTCAGAGGCCAGTCGGGCAGTCGATATAGGTTGTCTCAAGCCCCCAGTCCTCGGCGACAGTCTGGAGCGACTGGACGCCGAACGTCTCCGTCGCGTAATGGCCGGCGAGAATGACGTGGATTCCCTGCTCGCGCGCCTCGTGGAAGGCCTTCTGTTTCCCCTCGCCAGTGATGAGCACGTCAGCGTCCGTCTCGACTGCCTCCTGCAGCCAGTCGACGCCGCTGCCGGTGACGATGGCGACATCCTCGACAGTCGACGGCCCGAAGTCCAGTACCTGCACTGATTGCCCGCCGGTATCGACATTTCCTTCGAGGGTTTCGGCGAGTTCGGAGATCGTCTGTGGTTCTTGCAGGGAGCCACGCTGGCCGATGTGCTCGCCGCCCATCGACCCGAACGGCGCGCGGTTGTCGAGGTCCAGCAGGTCCGCGACGCCGGCGGCGTTGCCGAGCGACTGATGGCCGTCCAGCGGGAGATGCGCGACGTACAGCGCGAGGTCGTTGTCGACCAGCGGTGCGACCCGGCGGTAGTTGGTGTCCGTCACGCGCTCCATCCCGCCCCAGACGATGCCGTGGTGGGTCACGAGCAGGTCAGCACCCGCGTCGGCGGCGCGGTCGATGGTCTCGACGGCCGCATCGACTGCGAAGGCGACGTGCTCGACCGGCTGGCTCGCCGGCCCGACCTGCAGGCCGTTCGGACTGGCGTCGATGTCGGCGTAAGCCTCGGTGTCGAGTCGGTCGTCGAGACGCGTCGCGATGTTGCCTGCGTTCATACCGCCGGCTTCGAGATGGCCGGTGGTATGCTTTTCTCTACCGGTGTCTGGCTATCCGTCCGATTCGACCAACCGGCCCTTGTCCTGCCCGATGAGGTCCCGGTCAACCGCGGCATCGATGATGGCGTCGAACTGCTCACCGTCGATGTCGTAGGCGTTGACCGCGACTTCTCGGATTTCCCCTCTGTCGACCGGCATCTCACGGTTCTGGAGGAGGCGCATCACCTTGTTGTACTCCAGTTTCGTCAGCGAGGGGCTGTCGTCGCTGTCCGCATCGCGATCAGTGTCTCTGGTTTCAGTGGTAGCCGGTGCGTCATCGGTCTCAGCCGACTCCGCCGTTTGCGTGTCCGTGGTGTTCGGCGCGACCGTGTCCGTCGCATCCGACTTCGTCGCCGTGTCCGCCGTCTCAGCCGACTGCGCCGACTGTTCCTGCCCTGCCGGACTCGCGCTGTCGGCACCCAGCAGCGAGCCGTCATCGGTCGGCTCGACCACGCCGTCAGTGGGCTTCGGTTCGTCGGTCGTCGGTGTTCCAGACTCGTCCAGCAGTCCCGGCTGCTCGTCGGTCCCAGCATCGCCAGCCGGTTCCGCTGTCTCGCGGGCATCTGCCTTCGCTGCCTCGACGGCCGGTTCGACGATAGTTGCGAGCTTCTCCCGGCAAGTCGAACAGAGAACGACAGTGCCCTGCTCCTCAGTGCCCGGGTCCAGCGATTTCGGGATAATCGGATATTCGGAGAGCGAAACGTCGAGGGCACCGCCACAGAAGTAACACGACGATAGCTGGTCCATGCTCGCAAAAGAGATGGCCTGTTTACTAAAAGACTCCTTGGTGTATCGACACCCGGGCTACTAGAGACGGGCATGACAATCGAAACAGGACTGGGGCTGAGTTGTTGTATACATTGTGCTATTTTGCATACTCTTGTCCATCGAAGAACGCGCGAACCAGTTCTGCGACTTCGGAACCGGGCTCCAGCCACGGCGTATGGCCGTGTCCTGGAAGTTCGTGGAACGCGGCGTTTGCCATCTTTTCGGCGACGGGGCGACCGACATCTGGCGCATAGAAGGCGTCCTCCGTTCCCCAGACGAACTGCGTCGGACGGTCTATTTGCACGATTTCGTTCCGGATGTCAAAGAGGGGGTGGGCGTGGCCGTACGACCCCTGTACAGTCGCCAGCGACCGCTGGCTTTCCTGACGCCCGGGTAGGTCTTGGCCGACGGCAAGCAGTTCGTAGAACACGCCCGGTATCGCTGCGGTGTCGACGACGTTGACTCGCTTCATCGACTGCCTCGCGTTTTCCACCGGGTCGCCGCGGGTAAGCAGCCACAGCAGGACTCTGTTGAGACCGCGAACCGTCAGCAGTCGAAACAGGAGCGGAAAGGCCCGCGAGACGCCGCCCGGTGCGCCGACCAACTGCAGGCGGTCCACGCGGTCGTGGTCGATAGCCAGCAGGAACGCCTGGAGGCCGCCGTGGGAGTTGCCGACTACGTGTGGTCGGTCGATAGCGAGCGCATCGAGCAGTTCCAGCAGGTACGCCACAAGAAACGACCGGAGGTTCCGGTTCCGGTAGCTCGGAGCGGCCGAAAGGCCGAGCCCGGGTCGGTCGGGAGCGTACACGCGGTACTCGTCAGTGAGCGAAGGGAACAGCGGCAGCCACGTCGCCGCCGGCGTTCCGACGCCGTGAAGGAGCAGCACGGAATCGCCGTCCGGGTCCCCGTCGACGAGATAGTGAACGCGACCCGCCGCCTCCGTCTCGGTTATTCTGGACTCGACGCCGAGGTCGTAGTGGTCGGCGAGGCGGGCCTGGGCGTCCGCGTAGCGTCGCTCGGCCGGATGAGGCCAGTCGTCTGGCGACAGCGCACGGCCCTCGGGAACTGTGGTACCACCACTCATACTCGAACTGTCCGGCGCCGTCCGCATCAGTCTACCGCGGCCAGTGCTACATGGCAAGATTGCGCCTCCATGAGACACATATAGCTCCGCCACTTCGCTATCGCATGGAGCGAATCGAAGGCACCATCCTTACCGGGCGGTCGTTCGAACCGGTCCACGGCAGCGTTGTCGTCGAAGAAGGCTACATAACAGCCGTCGAGGAGACGCCGGCCCGCGAAAGCGACCACGACCGAATTGTCCTGCCAGCATTCGTAAACGCCCACACCCACGTTGGCGACTCCGTTGCGAAAGAGGCAGCTGTCGGTCTTGGACTGGAGGAGGCAGTAGTACCGCCCGACAGCCTGAAACACCAGCAGATCGCAGCGGCCGACGACGAGACGCTGATTGCCGCGATGCACCGCACCCTTCGGTTCATGCAGCGAACCGGCAGCGCGGCGTTTCTCGACTTCCGGGAGTTCGGCGTCGACGGGGCACGTGCGCTCCGCAAGGCCGCCGAGGGACTCGATATCGAGCCGTTCATCTTCGGGAGCGACGACTCCGCGGTGCTGGATTTGGCCGACGGATTCGGTGCCAGTGGCGCGAACGACGACGATTTCACCGCTCACCGGGCTGCTGCTTCGGAGCGGTCAGTCCCGTTCGCGATCCACGCCGGCGAACCGGACGCGACCGATATCCACCCGGCGCTAGACCTAGAGCCGGACCTGCTGGTCCACATGGTCCATGCCGAGACGGAGCACCTCGAACGTGTGGCCGACCAGAGCGTCCCCATCGCGGTCTGTCCCCGTGCGAACCGCGTCCTCGGAGTCGGCCGACCCCCGATTGAGACGCTGCTTGAGTACACAGACGTTGCGCTCGGGACGGATAATGTGATGCTGAATGCCCCATCCATGTTCCGTGAGATGGAGTACACCGCGAAGACGTTCGACCTCCCCTCGCAGACGGTGCTCCGGATGGCGACGACCGCCGGAGCCGAAGCAGTCGGCCTCGACTGCGGTGTCATCGAACCCGGCCGCCGGGCCGCGCTACTGGTCCTCGATGGCGACTCGGACAATCTCTCGGCCGTCGCCGACCCAGTCGACGCAGTTGTCCGGCGGGCGTCTCCGCTAGATATCGACCGAGTTATCTGCTGAATGGACAGCGGGCATGGAGCCGGGTACACTCCGGGTTAGCGCTGGTCCGCGTGAGCAAACACGAACGCCCGAAGGAGTTTCGCGGCCAGCGTCGCTGTCTGGCCGTCGTCGCGGTCGTTGACCTCAACCACGTCGAAGCCGACGGCCTGCGGTGCGACGGCCCGGACCACGTCGTGCATCTCGCGTGGTTCGAGGCCGAACGGCTCCGGCGTCCCGGTTCCGGGTGCGAACCCGGGGTCGGCGGCGTCGATGTCGACGGAGAGATACACCCGCTCGTCGTCGAATGCAGGCGACCAGTTGGCCACGTCTTCCGGCGGCACCACGGTCACATCGTCTTCGTTCGCGCGCTCCCATTCGGCTTCCGAGCCAGTTCGTGCGCCCAGCACAATTGCCTCGTCGGCCACCGAGAGCGCGTGGCGGGTCACCGTCGCGTGGGAGTGCTCGTCACCGGCGTAGGACTCGCGCAGGTCCAGATGCGCATCCAGACAGACGAACACGTCCGGATCGAGCGCACGCACACCGGCGACTGAGACGGTGTGTTCGCCGCCGATGACGAGCGGGACGTCCCCCTCGCTGTCGAAATCCGAGAGGGTTCCCTGGAGGAAGGTGAGGTACTCGGCGATGTCGGCCGTGGGACCGATGTCGCCGTGGTCGTAGACGGAACAGTCAGTGAAGTGTTGGTCGGTGTGGTGGTCGTAATCGTCGAACCCCTGGCAGAACTGGCGGACGCGGCGCGGGCCGAAGCGCGCCCCGGGGCGAAACGAGGTCGAGGCGTCGAGCGGCGCACCCACGAGCGCGTAGTCGGCCGCCTCGCGGTCGGCCCCCGCACCGGGTAGCATCGTTACGAGCGTGTGATCTTGCGCTGCTCTTCGTACTGGAGGTACTCGATTTCGTCGTCAGGCTGGAGGTCGATGTCTTCGGGGACGCGCATCGTGAACGTGTCGTAGGTGTCGAGGTCCATTACCTGCGCGTCGTTGCCGTCAGTCGAGACGACCTGGCCCTGCTTCCGGTTGACAATTGGGACCCAGACCTTCGCGTCGACGGGCTGAGACAGCGAGCGCTTCTTGCCGTCGAAGACGCCCTTGGCGTCGATTCGGGCCTTTGCGCTGCCGTGCTTGCCCGGCTTGGCCGTGCTGTAGGAGTTGATCTTACACGGCGTGTCCTCGATCATTACGTAGCTTCCTTCGTCGAGCTCTCGAACTTCGGTCTGCTCTCTTGCCATACCGCCGGATTACCCCTGTTTCGGTATAAACGGTTTGGAATGGCGCAAGCCAGACCGTCGCGGCTTCCGCGCTAGCTGGGTTCGCGTATCGCGTAGGTCACGGCCGGCCAGAACCCCCCGACAGCAACACTACGTCCTGTGACCGTTTCCATCCGACCCCACCGTTCAAGTGAGCTTGCACTAACCACACAAGTGTGGCACTCTCGTTCGACCTGTTCGGGACACTCGTTACGGCAGACCGGCCGTCGGAGCCGTGGGACGCCGTCTCCGCGGCGCTCTCCGCCCGGTCGGTTCGGGTGCCGGACGACTGGGAGGCGGCCTACCGCTCGGCCCACCGCGAGTACGACCGCGGCCGGGAAGCGCCGCTTGACGAGCACGTTCGGCTGGCGCTTGCCAGCCGCGGAATCGAGGTCACCGAGGAGACGGCGACGGCGGCCGTCCTCGACGCGTTCGACAGCCCGGTGACGGTCCGCGACGGGGCCATCGAGGCGATGGCCGCCGCCGCCCAGCGCGGGCCGGTCGCCGTCTGCTCGAACTGCAGCGTCCCGGGGCTGGTCGAGCGAACGCTCGCGCGGGCAGACATCGAACCGCGGAGCGGGCACTCGTTCGATGCTGTCGTCACCAGCGTCGGCTGTGGGTGGCGGAAACCGCATCAGCGAATCTTCGAGGCGACGGCCGACGCGCTCGGCGTGACGCTCGCGGCCCTCGTCCACGTCGGCGACGACGCCCGGACGGACGGCGGCGCGGACCGTGCGGGCGCGGAGTCGGTGCTGCTGGACGAACATCC
Proteins encoded in this window:
- a CDS encoding glycerophosphodiester phosphodiesterase; this translates as MSQYIGRRTFVGGTAATLASAGLVGSATSQESDGTETATSDADDSEHEAMTDEPTLIAHRGFAGVYPENTKLAVEAASFGGPGTQTAHRRADMIEVDVVPTADGTLVTFHDNGLAERDGGERGLTDTEGLVFETDTDTVTSATVLGTGETVPTLETVMDSIPPSVAVNLEFKNPGSSDLRFAESLPDQTLSTQKELWRPYTERALDLASEYDNDILVSSFYEAAVATVRDYDDSVPVAFLFWDSIEEGLEVTRRYDCDAMNVPRNMVQGTPSFNDDSYIESDLGDIDLVDIAADEDRDLNVWTVSTWYQARELVRAGVDGLISDYPSVLSVQD
- a CDS encoding deoxyhypusine synthase (transforms a conserved lysine residue of initiation factor 5A into deoxyhypusine), whose translation is MSDHTDDRETFHHDPIGHAEARAGMTVGELADSYGEAGIGASDIHEAVDIYSEMLNDDVTTFFGLAGAMVPTGMRAIVSELIRDGHIDVLVTTGANCTHDTIEAIGGKHHHGEVTPEGRTEREHDETLRDEGVDRIYNVYLPQEHFALFENHLRDEVFSTLEDEGAVSIQHMTEELGRANAAVNEREDVPEDAGVLAAAYENDVPVYCPAFQDSVLGLQAWMYSQTSEFTVDALADMTQITDIAYEADSAGAMVVGGGVPKNYVLQTMLVSPDAYDYAVQLTMDPSNTGGLSGATLDEARSWGKLEKDARNVSVYADATITLPLVVAAARERHSTDA
- a CDS encoding branched-chain amino acid ABC transporter permease, which produces MDTAAFRRGVRDVAPLLLGIIPFGLVAGIATVNAGLGLPAAVGLSVVVFAGASQLAALELLGQNAPLTVVVATAVVINLRLLMYSASIAPYFRDFTSRWKAVLAYVLTDQAYALSVASYRSDRETDRKWYYLGVAVTLWAVWQVTTIAGALLGTGVPDAWGLEFAIPLVFLAILVPAIEDAATGIAAVVGGVVAVVGAGLPLNLGLLVASGVGITAGVLTESVTGGTDGD
- a CDS encoding branched-chain amino acid ABC transporter permease, coding for MATNYGPVEIAGVIAVIGVLTYACRLSFIALFGRLDEIPPAVERVLRFVPAAVLAALVLPSFVTLDASSFAADKFVAGALAAGVAWQTEDVFATMVTGMGVLWAIRFLL
- a CDS encoding transcription elongation protein SprT, whose product is MAETVSYEGIKSDSDLIAWSRGYCQRVRSEYGVSVRFDLVDWEVSHRAKRRAAAVKRPKLDDAVVGERYDWSSIDGSDGRPLRCTVSLTRDAFSTFDRDTWEMTLRHELIHVEQYQRDGTTDHGRAFRERADRLAADVHCPVFTDPKYVLSCGACGGLVARRYQDCKLVEQRQQYRSDCCGASLKLG
- a CDS encoding Nif3-like dinuclear metal center hexameric protein, with translation MNAGNIATRLDDRLDTEAYADIDASPNGLQVGPASQPVEHVAFAVDAAVETIDRAADAGADLLVTHHGIVWGGMERVTDTNYRRVAPLVDNDLALYVAHLPLDGHQSLGNAAGVADLLDLDNRAPFGSMGGEHIGQRGSLQEPQTISELAETLEGNVDTGGQSVQVLDFGPSTVEDVAIVTGSGVDWLQEAVETDADVLITGEGKQKAFHEAREQGIHVILAGHYATETFGVQSLQTVAEDWGLETTYIDCPTGL
- a CDS encoding 2-hydroxy-6-ketonona-2,4-dienedioic acid hydrolase encodes the protein MSGGTTVPEGRALSPDDWPHPAERRYADAQARLADHYDLGVESRITETEAAGRVHYLVDGDPDGDSVLLLHGVGTPAATWLPLFPSLTDEYRVYAPDRPGLGLSAAPSYRNRNLRSFLVAYLLELLDALAIDRPHVVGNSHGGLQAFLLAIDHDRVDRLQLVGAPGGVSRAFPLLFRLLTVRGLNRVLLWLLTRGDPVENARQSMKRVNVVDTAAIPGVFYELLAVGQDLPGRQESQRSLATVQGSYGHAHPLFDIRNEIVQIDRPTQFVWGTEDAFYAPDVGRPVAEKMANAAFHELPGHGHTPWLEPGSEVAELVRAFFDGQEYAK
- a CDS encoding nucleoside deaminase, with the translated sequence MERIEGTILTGRSFEPVHGSVVVEEGYITAVEETPARESDHDRIVLPAFVNAHTHVGDSVAKEAAVGLGLEEAVVPPDSLKHQQIAAADDETLIAAMHRTLRFMQRTGSAAFLDFREFGVDGARALRKAAEGLDIEPFIFGSDDSAVLDLADGFGASGANDDDFTAHRAAASERSVPFAIHAGEPDATDIHPALDLEPDLLVHMVHAETEHLERVADQSVPIAVCPRANRVLGVGRPPIETLLEYTDVALGTDNVMLNAPSMFREMEYTAKTFDLPSQTVLRMATTAGAEAVGLDCGVIEPGRRAALLVLDGDSDNLSAVADPVDAVVRRASPLDIDRVIC
- a CDS encoding agmatinase, yielding MLPGAGADREAADYALVGAPLDASTSFRPGARFGPRRVRQFCQGFDDYDHHTDQHFTDCSVYDHGDIGPTADIAEYLTFLQGTLSDFDSEGDVPLVIGGEHTVSVAGVRALDPDVFVCLDAHLDLRESYAGDEHSHATVTRHALSVADEAIVLGARTGSEAEWERANEDDVTVVPPEDVANWSPAFDDERVYLSVDIDAADPGFAPGTGTPEPFGLEPREMHDVVRAVAPQAVGFDVVEVNDRDDGQTATLAAKLLRAFVFAHADQR
- a CDS encoding translation initiation factor IF-5A; translated protein: MAREQTEVRELDEGSYVMIEDTPCKINSYSTAKPGKHGSAKARIDAKGVFDGKKRSLSQPVDAKVWVPIVNRKQGQVVSTDGNDAQVMDLDTYDTFTMRVPEDIDLQPDDEIEYLQYEEQRKITRS
- a CDS encoding HAD family hydrolase, producing MALSFDLFGTLVTADRPSEPWDAVSAALSARSVRVPDDWEAAYRSAHREYDRGREAPLDEHVRLALASRGIEVTEETATAAVLDAFDSPVTVRDGAIEAMAAAAQRGPVAVCSNCSVPGLVERTLARADIEPRSGHSFDAVVTSVGCGWRKPHQRIFEATADALGVTLAALVHVGDDARTDGGADRAGAESVLLDEHPLPAIAEQLREGELC